The following proteins are co-located in the Gossypium hirsutum isolate 1008001.06 chromosome A02, Gossypium_hirsutum_v2.1, whole genome shotgun sequence genome:
- the LOC107951157 gene encoding ABC transporter C family member 10 isoform X2 — MGESAWIMFCNNSSCSKETGKTSSSGFPSILNPYSYFNHAFIISVDMLLLLVAFLVIFCKFSSKKITTNSQSQSISLVAVLSESYNGILSVAYLFLGIWTVYHKLDMDHTVLPLDGWLVLLFQGFSWLLLAISVSLKNLNLPCTIAVKACSSFTLLYAVFLCISSLLEATADKTVSIKIILDVLSFPGSILFLFCAFRGHGSKDTDPGGDFDACYAPLQGEEHDSTDETSVNHDITPLANAGVLSKMFFWWLNPLLQKGKEKILENNDIPTLQQACQAQACYLKYNDRLSEQKRRNSSGSISMLSIIAYSHWKAMLTSGVFALIKILTLSTGPLFLRAFIAVVQGKETFKYEAYVLTIGLLIAKCLESISERQWFFITRMVGLQVRSMLSAAIYRKQQKLSNAAKMNHSPGEIVSYVTVDTYRIGEFPYWFHQIWATSVQFCLALFIVYSSVGLATFAALAAIILIVVASYPLTKLQLECYKKIMSAQDKRLKAITEALGNMKLLKLHAWETHFKKVIESLRKDEFKWIIGILSQKGYQLVLFWSSPIVVPAVTFWTCYLLGITLNASNVFTFLASLRIVQEPVRLIPDIVQVFIGAKVSLDRIEKFLEAPELGNRKLEQECEDKNFEHSILIKCNEISWDINPSSKPTLKDIDLVVKPGEKVAICGEVGSGKSTLLAAVLGEVPKVNGTVHVHGKKAYVSQTAWIQTGSIQENILFGSVMDPVWYQEVVEKCCLIKDLEMLPFGDLTEIGERGVNLSGGQKQRIQLARALYQNADIYFLDDPFSAVDAQTATSLFNEYVMRALSDKTVLLVSHQVDFLPAFNSILLMSGGEIIEAGTYDQLLASSQKFQDLVNAHNNTIGSEMDVLYSSNGRAMASKDVIKNVHVKEEPIMATGEQLIKEEERETGDTGLKPYLQYMRHNKGFLYFTLAILFHVAFIIGQLVQSYWLAADLQSSEVSSKELLTVFTVIGFSLAIFLLLRSFYVVLLGRGASESIFSTLLKSLFRAPMSFYDSTPVGRVLSRVSSDLSIIDLDMAFKLSITVGTTMNTYFSFFVLAVLAWPVAFVIIPMVYLTILLQRHYYASAKELMRITGTTKSSVASHLAESIAGAMTIRAFGGEDRLFLKNMNLIDANASPDFYTFVANEWLIQRLEILCAIVLSSTALSMTLIYLGPSASGLIGMALSYGLSLNVFLVVSVKNQCFLSSSVVSVERVEQYMHIPSEAPEVIETNRPARGWPCLGKVEICNLKVRYRPNAPLVLHGISCIFEGGSKIGIVGRTGSGKTTFISALFRLVEPADGEIIIDNLDICTIGLHDLRSHLGIIPQDPTLFGGSVRYNIDPLEQHTDNEIWKVLEKCQLREAVQAKEGGLNSIVVQDGLNWSMGQRQLFCLGRALLKRSKILVLDEATASIDNTTDSIIQKTIRTELKDCTVITVAHRIPTVMDCNMVLGISDGKLVEFDEPTKLMNKEGSLFGQLVQEYWSRSS, encoded by the exons ATGGGAGAGAGTGCGTGGATTATGTTCTGTAATAACTCCAGCTGTTCAAAGGAAACTGGGAAGACATCCAGTTCCGGTTTTCCATCAATTCTCAATCCATATTCATATTTCAATCATGCTTTCATCATTTCTGTTGATATGCTGCTTCTCTTAGTGGCCTTCCTTgtcattttttgtaaattttcctcGAAGAAGATCACTACAAATTCACAGTCACAAAGCATCTCTTTAGTGGCAGTTCTCTCTGAAAGTTATAATGGAATACTGAGTGTTGCCTATTTGTTCTTGGGGATATGGACCGTTTACCATAAACTTGATATGGATCATACGGTTTTACCTCTGGATGGATGGTTGGTGTTGCTATTTCAAGGGTTTTCATGGTTGCTTCTAGCCATATCTGTGAGCTTGAAGAATCTAAACCTTCCATGTACAATAGCAGTAAAGGCTTGTTCAAGTTTTACCTTATTGTATGCGGTATTTCTCTGTATTTCATCTCTACTTGAAGCTACTGCAGACAAAACTGTGTCAATTAAGATCATTTTGGATGTTTTATCTTTTCCTGGATCGATTTTGTTTCTATTCTGCGCCTTTAGAGGACACGGTTCGAAGGATACTGATCCGGGAGGTGATTTTGATGCTTGCTATGCACCTTTGCAAGGTGAGGAACATGATTCAACTGACGAAACCAGTGTCAACCATGACATTACTCCCTTAGCCAATGCTGGGGTTTTAAGTAAAATGTTCTTTTGGTGGTTGAATCCTCTATTGCAGAAGGGTAAGGAGAAAATTCTAGAGAACAATGATATTCCAACTTTGCAGCAGGCATGTCAAGCTCAAGCATGCTATTTGAAGTATAACGACCGACTGAGTGAACAGAAACGAAGAAATTCAAGTGGTTCAATTTCTATGCTGTCAATAATTGCATATTCTCACTGGAAAGCAATGTTGACTTCCGGGGTCTTTGCATTGATCAAGATTCTCACACTATCTACAGGTCCATTGTTTCTTAGAGCCTTTATTGCTGTCGTTCAAGGTAAGGAAACCTTTAAGTATGAGGCTTACGTGCTGACCATTGGCCTGCTTATAGCAAAATGTTTGGAGTCTATATCTGAGAGGCAATGGTTCTTTATAACAAGAATGGTTGGACTTCAAGTTAGGTCTATGCTATCTGCAGCAATATATCGAAAGCAACAAAAATTATCGAATGCTGCTAAAATGAATCATTCTCCTGGTGAGATAGTGAGTTATGTCACCGTAGATACCTACAGAATTGGTGAGTTTCCGTATTGGTTTCATCAGATATGGGCAACAAGCGTTCAGTTTTGTCTAGCATTATTCATTGTATACTCTTCTGTGGGACTGGCAACTTTTGCTGCATTAGCTGCAATAATATTGATAGTGGTTGCAAGTTATCCACTTACCAAATTACAGCTTGAATGTTACAAGAAAATCATGTCGGCGCAAGACAAAAGACTTAAAGCAATTACGGAGGCACTCGGAAATATGAAGTTATTGAAGTTGCATGCTTGGGAGACACATTTCAAGAAGGTTATTGAAAGTTTAAGGAAAGATGAGTTCAAATGGATAATAGGGATTCTGTCACAAAAAGGGTACCAACTAGTTTTGTTTTGGTCTTCTCCCATTGTAGTGCCTGCTGTTACTTTCTGGACTTGCTACTTGCTAGGGATTACACTCAATGCTAGTAATGTCTTCACATTTTTGGCCAGTCTTCGCATTGTTCAAGAGCCGGTTAGGTTGATTCCTGATATTGTTCAAGTATTCATTGGGGCTAAGGTTTCCCTGGACCGGATTGAGAAATTCCTTGAGGCACCAGAGTTGGGAAACAGAAAGCTAGAGCAAGAATGTGAAGACAAAAATTTTGAGCACTCCATTCTCATAAAGTGTAATGAAATCTCTTGGGACATTAACCCTTCATCCAAACCTACCTTAAAAGACATAGATTTGGTGGTTAAACCAGGAGAAAAGGTTGCTATTTGTGGAGAAGTTGGCTCAGGAAAATCAACTCTTTTAGCTGCTGTTCTTGGAGAAGTTCCAAAAGTCAATGGCACA GTTCATGTGCATGGGAAGAAAGCATATGTTTCTCAGACAGCATGGATCCAAACAGGAAGTATACAAGAAAACATTCTTTTTGGCTCTGTGATGGACCCTGTCTGGTATCAAGAAGTGGTTGAGAAGTGTTGCTTAATAAAAGATCTAGAGATGCTTCCTTTTGGAGACCTTACTGAAATTGGAGAAAGAGGCGTTAATCTCAGTGGTGGACAAAAGCAGAGAATTCAGCTAGCTCGTGCATTGTATCAAAATGCAGATATCTATTTTCTGGATGATCCATTCAGTGCTGTAGATGCTCAAACTGCAACAAGCCTTTTTAAT GAATATGTGATGAGAGCTTTGTCTGATAAAACTGTTTTACTTGTGTCCCATCAAGTTGACTTCCTTCCAGCTTTTAATTCTATATTG TTGATGTCTGGTGGGGAAATTATAGAGGCTGGTACTTATGATCAGCTGCTAGCTTCAAGCCAAAAATTCCAGGACCTTGTAAACGCTCACAATAACACGATTGGATCCGAAATGGACGTCTTGTATTCTTCTAATGGAAGAGCTATGGCATCCAAAGATGTGATCAAGAATGTACATGTTAAGGAAGAGCCTATAATGGCTACTGGAGAACAATTAATTAAGGAGGAAGAAAGAGAAACAGGAGATACAGGTTTGAAGCCTTACTTGCAGTATATGAGACACAACAAGGGCTTTCTATATTTCACCTTAGCAATTCTTTTCCATGTGGCATTCATAATTGGGCAATTAGTACAAAGCTACTGGTTAGCAGCTGACCTTCAAAGTAGTGAAGTAAGCAGCAAGGAATTACTCACTGTTTTTACAGTGATTGGGTTTTCTTTAGCAATCTTTTTGCTCCTTAGATCCTTCTATGTAGTTCTTCTTGGTCGTGGAGCTTCAGAATCTATCTTTTCTACACTGTTGAAGTCTTTGTTTAGAGCTCCAATGTCCTTTTATGACTCAACACCTGTGGGAAGAGTACTAAGTCGA GTGTCATCAGATTTAAGCATCATTGACCTTGATATGGCTTTCAAGTTATCAATCACAGTTGGAACAACCATGAATACCTACTTCAGCTTTTTTGTCTTGGCAGTGCTGGCTTGGCCAGTTGCATTTGTCATTATTCCCATGGTTTATCTGACCATACTTTTACAG AGACACTACTATGCTTCTGCAAAGGAGTTGATGAGAATCACTGGAACAACAAAGTCTTCAGTTGCTAGCCACCTTGCTGAATCCATTGCTGGAGCCATGACAATCCGAGCTTTCGGAGGGGAAGATCGACTCTTTTTAAAGAATATGAATCTGATTGATGCCAATGCAAGTCCAGACTTTTATACTTTTGTTGCAAATGAGTGGTTAATCCAAAGGTTGGAAATATTGTGTGCCATTGTTCTTTCATCCACAGCCCTTTCCATGACTTTGATTTATCTTGGACCATCTGCATCTG GGTTAATTGGAATGGCACTGTCATATGGCCTCTCATTAAATGTATTCCTAGTTGTTTCGGTGAAGAATCAATGCTTTCTATCAAGTTCAGTTGTTTCAGTAGAAAGGGTAGAGCAATACATGCATATTCCTAGTGAAGCTCCCGAAGTAATTGAAACTAACCGGCCTGCACGCGGCTGGCCCTGTCTTGGAAAAGTCGAGATTTGTAATTTGAAG GTTCGTTATCGGCCTAATGCTCCGCTGGTCCTTCATGGCATCAGCTGCATATTTGAAGGAGGAAGTAAGATTGGGATTGTTGGTCGGACTGGCAGTGGAAAAACGACTTTTATCAGTGCTTTGTTCCGCCTAGTAGAGCCTGCAGATGGAGAAATCATCATTGATAACCTTGACATCTGTACAATTGGGCTTCATGATTTGAGATCACATTTGGGGATCATCCCTCAAGATCCAACTCTTTTTGGTGGATCTGTTAGATATAATATAGATCCTTTAGAACAGCATactgataatgaaatatggaag GTTCTCGAAAAGTGTCAACTCCGAGAGGCGGTTCAAGCAAAAGAAGGCGGCCTGAATTCCATCG TTGTACAAGATGGATTGAACTGGAGCATGGGGCAGCGACAATTATTCTGCCTGGGGCGAGCATTGCTAAAGAGAAGCAAGATCCTAGTCCTTGATGAAGCAACTGCATCGATTGACAACACAACGGACTCGATCATCCAAAAAACGATAAGAACGGAACTCAAAGACTGCACGGTGATAACTGTGGCTCACAGAATACCAACTGTGATGGACTGCAATATGGTGCTTGGCATTAGTGATG GGAAATTGGTGGAGTTTGATGAACCAACGAAGCTGATGAATAAGGAAGGGTCATTGTTTGGACAGTTAGTCCAAGAATACTGGTCACGTTCCTCCTAA